From Streptomyces sp. CMB-StM0423, a single genomic window includes:
- a CDS encoding serine/threonine-protein kinase, with protein sequence MGQLVGDRYRLDELIGDEGRGEVWFAADEQLGRTVVLKRGGAIGERPRLLGVARAQAKATHPHVVTLYGVEFIESGPDAGCWLVMEHVTGGSLEKQPRMAPEKAARMGVQIASALAALHANGVVHCDVKPANVVITDDGTPKLTDFDSAQRTGSNETISPDRPLSYTPDYAAPEVVNGSPVPRSDVYSLAAMLYKAVTGVPHDEDDGEEDESTLREWKVSQGVLRRERDTGPLAGALEAMLRRRADRRPDAAGARLLLEEAAGQRSWARRFGFLGAPRRHPRATAAAGTALVTAAAVAGAWFWWLAPDRDDDEPGGMPGDEKPRAGSVIGDQRTMDPCALTDPGEFARFGTYVERDRDYGNFDRCDVLVYPQGEDGEHIDVQVEFDSGPAPESPAPVRTFGGIGIIEEPQEGDECARALVLPDEADRDVSIWIYVDGEAARDYGGIGTLCDMADIAARTASETLGKARAEKRTVPRRDPPAPDVSLLWLDACRLLDARALEIVPGVDAGDPDVGFGNWDCDWYSTTRDIEIQLRYDRDQPLSGEDGRVTVLAGRDTVVSPEYDGEDTCTVRVEYREYPDENGQKAVELLYLTLDGDDESPDELCAMATRLAETAAGELPRI encoded by the coding sequence GTGGGGCAGCTTGTCGGCGACCGCTACCGGCTCGATGAGCTGATCGGTGACGAGGGGCGCGGCGAGGTGTGGTTCGCCGCGGACGAGCAACTGGGCCGCACGGTCGTGCTCAAACGCGGCGGCGCCATCGGTGAGCGCCCCCGGCTGCTCGGCGTGGCCCGGGCCCAGGCGAAGGCCACCCACCCGCACGTGGTCACGCTCTACGGTGTGGAGTTCATCGAGTCGGGCCCGGACGCCGGCTGCTGGCTGGTGATGGAGCACGTCACCGGCGGCAGCCTGGAGAAGCAGCCCAGGATGGCACCCGAGAAGGCGGCGCGGATGGGGGTGCAGATCGCGTCGGCGCTCGCGGCGCTGCACGCCAACGGCGTCGTGCACTGCGACGTCAAGCCCGCCAACGTCGTCATCACCGACGACGGCACCCCCAAGCTCACGGACTTCGACTCCGCCCAGCGCACCGGCAGCAACGAGACCATCTCGCCGGACCGCCCGCTCAGTTACACCCCCGACTACGCCGCCCCCGAAGTCGTCAACGGCTCGCCCGTGCCCCGCTCGGACGTGTACTCCCTCGCGGCGATGCTCTACAAGGCCGTCACCGGCGTCCCCCACGACGAGGACGACGGCGAGGAGGACGAGTCCACCCTGCGGGAGTGGAAGGTCAGCCAGGGCGTGCTGCGCCGCGAGCGCGACACCGGGCCGCTCGCCGGGGCGCTCGAAGCGATGCTCCGCCGCCGGGCCGACCGGCGGCCCGATGCGGCCGGGGCGCGCCTCCTACTGGAGGAGGCGGCCGGGCAGCGCAGTTGGGCGCGCAGGTTCGGCTTCCTCGGCGCGCCGCGCCGGCACCCGCGGGCGACCGCCGCGGCCGGTACGGCGCTGGTGACGGCGGCGGCGGTGGCCGGCGCCTGGTTCTGGTGGCTGGCCCCCGACCGCGACGACGACGAGCCGGGCGGCATGCCGGGCGACGAGAAGCCCCGTGCCGGCTCGGTCATCGGCGACCAGCGCACCATGGACCCGTGCGCGCTGACCGACCCCGGCGAGTTCGCCCGGTTCGGCACGTACGTGGAGCGGGACCGCGACTACGGCAACTTCGACCGCTGCGACGTGCTGGTCTACCCGCAGGGCGAGGACGGCGAACACATCGACGTCCAGGTCGAGTTCGACTCCGGACCCGCGCCCGAGTCGCCCGCCCCGGTGCGTACCTTCGGCGGCATCGGCATCATCGAGGAGCCGCAGGAGGGCGACGAGTGCGCGCGGGCCCTCGTCCTGCCGGACGAGGCGGACCGCGATGTCAGCATCTGGATCTACGTCGACGGCGAGGCCGCCCGGGACTACGGCGGCATCGGCACCCTGTGCGACATGGCCGACATCGCCGCCAGGACCGCCAGCGAGACGCTGGGCAAGGCCCGCGCAGAGAAGCGCACCGTGCCGCGCCGCGACCCGCCGGCGCCGGACGTGTCGCTGCTGTGGCTCGACGCCTGCCGGCTCCTCGACGCCCGCGCGCTGGAGATCGTCCCCGGCGTCGACGCGGGCGACCCCGACGTGGGCTTCGGCAACTGGGACTGCGACTGGTACAGCACCACGCGCGACATAGAGATCCAGTTGCGCTACGACCGCGACCAGCCGCTCAGCGGCGAGGACGGCAGGGTGACCGTGCTGGCGGGCCGCGACACGGTCGTCTCCCCGGAGTACGACGGCGAGGACACCTGCACCGTACGGGTCGAGTACCGCGAGTACCCCGACGAGAACGGCCAGAAGGCCGTCGAACTGCTCTACCTCACCCTCGACGGCGACGACGAGTCGCCGGACGAGCTGTGCGCGATGGCCACGCGGCTCGCCGAGACGGCCGCGGGAGAGCTGCCGAGGATCTGA
- a CDS encoding FHA domain-containing protein: protein MTLRESLARGAAPSPPGTLHARSVAGGIRVPPGAERVVRFGRDKDEVDLCVGEDDLRVSRRHGELSYQRSTWWLRNTGQQLVRLPRGRLMHLSTEPIPLAPGYTPLFVKGSGHREHLVELYVTDAGEAGRVPRHRAETLPPKRWPLSGEERLVLVVLGQQYLQYESDPRPLSYRQAAELLAFLPGGEGITKRVIEHRVEDVRRRLARGGFPYQVTRGDDGGGPSDSVLKHNLLRGLVESTTLVPPDLELLDDFFSS, encoded by the coding sequence ATGACCCTGCGAGAGAGCCTGGCACGGGGCGCCGCGCCGTCGCCTCCCGGCACCCTGCACGCCCGGAGCGTCGCCGGCGGGATCCGGGTGCCGCCCGGCGCCGAGCGCGTCGTGCGCTTCGGGCGCGACAAGGACGAGGTCGACCTGTGCGTCGGCGAGGACGACCTGCGCGTCAGCCGCCGGCACGGCGAGCTGTCGTACCAGCGCAGCACCTGGTGGCTGCGGAACACCGGGCAGCAGCTCGTCCGGCTGCCCCGCGGCCGGCTCATGCACCTGAGCACCGAGCCTATCCCCCTCGCCCCCGGCTACACCCCGCTGTTCGTCAAGGGCTCGGGGCACCGCGAGCACCTCGTCGAGCTGTACGTCACCGACGCCGGCGAGGCCGGCCGGGTGCCGCGGCACCGGGCCGAGACGCTGCCGCCCAAGCGCTGGCCGCTCTCCGGGGAGGAGCGGCTGGTGCTCGTCGTCCTCGGCCAGCAGTACCTGCAGTACGAGTCGGATCCGCGCCCGCTGTCGTACCGGCAGGCGGCCGAGCTGCTGGCCTTCCTGCCCGGCGGGGAGGGGATCACCAAGCGCGTCATCGAGCACCGGGTGGAGGACGTGCGCCGGCGGCTGGCGCGCGGCGGCTTCCCGTACCAGGTGACCCGGGGCGACGACGGCGGCGGCCCGAGCGACAGCGTCCTGAAGCACAACCTGCTGCGCGGACTGGTGGAATCCACGACCCTGGTGCCGCCCGATCTCGAACTCCTGGACGACTTTTTCTCAAGCTGA
- a CDS encoding Gfo/Idh/MocA family protein — MTAGAQAPVPPVRVGLAGAGPWARAMHARILAAGPETELTAVWARRPGAAAEVAAPYGAAVAGSFAELLDGCEAVAFAVPPAVQAELAVRAAAAGKALLLEKPLGPGLGAARAVAAAVAEHGVVSQLVLTKRYHPATRDFLRRAAATDVTGARSCYLHGAFLGGEFATAWRLEHGALLDLGPHLLDLLDAAVGPVAAVRGTGDPRRWIELTCEHENGAVSQASLSGSVRLPAARTRVELFGPGGELVYDTAGLDHEECWPVLRREFAAAVRAGCPGGLDARRGLRLQELLHQALPG, encoded by the coding sequence ATGACGGCCGGCGCGCAGGCTCCGGTGCCGCCGGTACGGGTCGGGCTCGCCGGCGCCGGACCCTGGGCCCGCGCCATGCACGCCCGGATACTCGCCGCCGGGCCCGAGACCGAGCTGACCGCCGTCTGGGCCCGCCGCCCCGGGGCCGCCGCCGAGGTGGCCGCGCCGTACGGCGCCGCGGTCGCCGGCTCCTTCGCCGAACTGCTCGACGGCTGCGAGGCCGTCGCCTTCGCCGTACCGCCCGCCGTCCAGGCCGAGCTGGCCGTACGCGCCGCCGCCGCGGGCAAGGCGCTGCTGCTGGAGAAGCCGCTCGGCCCCGGCCTCGGCGCCGCCCGCGCCGTCGCCGCCGCGGTCGCCGAACACGGCGTCGTCTCCCAGCTCGTCCTCACCAAGCGGTACCACCCCGCCACCCGCGACTTCCTGCGCCGCGCCGCCGCCACGGACGTCACCGGCGCCCGCTCCTGCTACCTCCACGGCGCCTTCCTCGGCGGCGAGTTCGCCACCGCCTGGCGGCTGGAGCACGGCGCCCTGCTCGACCTCGGCCCGCACCTGCTCGACCTCCTCGACGCCGCCGTCGGCCCCGTGGCCGCCGTCCGCGGCACCGGCGACCCGCGCCGCTGGATCGAGCTGACCTGCGAGCACGAGAACGGCGCCGTCAGCCAGGCGTCGCTGTCCGGCAGCGTCCGGCTGCCCGCGGCCCGCACCCGCGTCGAGCTGTTCGGCCCCGGCGGTGAACTCGTCTACGACACCGCGGGGCTCGACCACGAGGAGTGCTGGCCCGTGCTGCGCCGGGAGTTCGCCGCCGCCGTCCGCGCCGGCTGCCCCGGCGGCCTCGACGCCCGCCGCGGCCTGCGCCTCCAGGAACTGCTGCACCAGGCCCTGCCGGGCTGA
- a CDS encoding ROK family transcriptional regulator, with translation MRNQASAGQLLQLIRTGEATTRAALQEATGLSRSTVAGRLDALQAAGWLRGAAGVSTGGRPSVQLEFDTGHAVVLAADLQTRHGRAAVLDLAGRPLAERTGELRVGDGPEPVLDELGRWFGPLLAEAGRGTDEVCGIGISVPGPVDFDTGLVVQPPIMPGWDGYPIQDHMRRSFAKHAEGPEDVPVLVDNDANLLAYAEQRAGYADCSAFVLVKVSTGIGAGVVVDGRIYRGIDGGAGDIGHVRLHDGMDALCACGSYGCLAAVASGRALAGRLTELGVPATSGSDVRDLLAAGQPDAVRLAREAGMRVGEVLATVVTLLNPGVLMIVGDLAGTPFLTGVRELLYQRAMPRTTAHLQVVTPGLGDAAGLAGAGALVVEHLYAPGRADERLAARGGSGAR, from the coding sequence ATGCGCAACCAGGCCAGCGCGGGGCAGTTGCTCCAGCTCATCCGCACCGGCGAAGCCACCACCCGGGCCGCGCTCCAGGAGGCCACCGGCCTCTCCCGCTCCACCGTCGCGGGCCGTCTCGACGCGCTCCAGGCCGCCGGCTGGCTGCGCGGTGCCGCCGGCGTCTCGACCGGCGGCCGGCCCTCCGTGCAACTGGAGTTCGACACCGGGCACGCGGTCGTGCTCGCCGCCGACCTGCAGACCCGGCACGGCCGCGCCGCCGTCCTCGACCTCGCCGGCCGCCCGCTCGCCGAGCGCACCGGCGAACTGCGCGTCGGCGACGGGCCCGAGCCGGTCCTGGACGAGCTGGGGCGCTGGTTCGGCCCGCTGCTCGCCGAGGCCGGGCGGGGCACGGACGAGGTGTGCGGCATCGGCATCTCGGTGCCGGGCCCGGTGGACTTCGACACCGGGCTCGTCGTACAGCCCCCGATCATGCCCGGCTGGGACGGCTACCCGATCCAGGACCACATGCGCCGGTCCTTCGCCAAGCACGCGGAGGGGCCGGAGGACGTGCCGGTGCTCGTGGACAACGACGCCAACCTCCTGGCGTACGCGGAGCAGCGCGCCGGGTACGCCGACTGCTCGGCCTTCGTGCTCGTCAAGGTCTCCACCGGCATCGGCGCCGGCGTCGTCGTCGACGGCCGCATCTACCGGGGCATCGACGGCGGCGCGGGCGACATCGGGCACGTACGGCTGCACGACGGGATGGACGCCCTCTGCGCCTGCGGCTCGTACGGTTGCCTCGCCGCCGTCGCCAGCGGCCGGGCGCTGGCCGGCCGGCTCACCGAGCTGGGCGTGCCCGCCACCTCCGGCTCCGACGTGCGCGACCTGCTGGCCGCCGGGCAGCCGGACGCGGTGCGGCTCGCGCGCGAGGCCGGGATGCGGGTGGGCGAGGTGCTGGCCACGGTCGTCACGCTGCTCAACCCCGGCGTGCTCATGATCGTCGGCGACCTCGCCGGCACCCCCTTCCTCACCGGCGTACGGGAGTTGCTGTACCAGCGCGCGATGCCGCGCACCACCGCGCACCTCCAGGTCGTCACGCCGGGACTGGGCGATGCCGCGGGGCTCGCGGGCGCGGGGGCGCTGGTGGTGGAGCACCTGTACGCGCCGGGACGCGCGGACGAACGGCTGGCGGCCCGCGGCGGAAGCGGGGCGCGATGA
- a CDS encoding carbohydrate ABC transporter permease: MTRAQFEDGLFGTLRWVVIAFLALITLVPFYYMVVLSLKPIDSLLVDPGSMWVSAKELTTATYRDVLKPTEDGGQGFLKLMLNSALVSLGTVVLTLAAAVPGSYAVSRLRFFGSRQVSAMFLAVYLFPATLLAVPLFVMFARMGLSGSLVGLAIVYVAQTVPVSIYMLKNYLVTIPASIEEAAALDGCSRVQTLRKVVLPLAAPSLMATGLYVFMIAWNEFLFALLFLAAEPESWTVSLGLAQLSNGIEVSKTVLMAGSVVLTIPVVLLFFAAERLLTEGLTSGADKG, encoded by the coding sequence ATGACGCGCGCGCAGTTCGAGGACGGCCTCTTCGGCACGCTCCGCTGGGTGGTGATTGCGTTCCTGGCGCTGATCACGCTGGTCCCCTTCTACTACATGGTCGTGCTGTCGCTGAAGCCCATCGACTCCCTGCTGGTCGACCCCGGGTCGATGTGGGTGTCGGCGAAGGAGCTGACGACCGCGACGTACCGGGACGTGCTCAAGCCCACCGAGGACGGCGGCCAGGGCTTCCTGAAGCTGATGCTCAACTCGGCGCTGGTGTCGCTCGGCACCGTGGTCCTCACGCTCGCCGCCGCCGTGCCCGGTTCGTACGCCGTCAGCAGGCTGAGGTTCTTCGGCAGCCGCCAGGTCAGCGCGATGTTCCTGGCCGTCTACCTGTTCCCGGCCACGCTGCTCGCCGTCCCGCTGTTCGTGATGTTCGCGCGGATGGGCCTGTCCGGCAGCCTCGTGGGCCTGGCGATCGTGTACGTGGCCCAGACCGTGCCAGTCTCCATCTACATGCTGAAGAACTACCTCGTCACCATCCCGGCCTCCATCGAGGAGGCGGCGGCGCTCGACGGCTGCAGCAGGGTGCAGACGCTGCGCAAGGTGGTGCTGCCGCTGGCCGCGCCCTCGCTGATGGCCACCGGGCTCTACGTCTTCATGATCGCCTGGAACGAGTTCCTGTTCGCCCTGCTGTTCCTCGCCGCCGAGCCGGAGAGCTGGACCGTCTCGCTCGGCCTGGCGCAGCTCTCCAACGGCATCGAGGTCTCCAAGACCGTGCTCATGGCCGGTTCCGTGGTCCTCACCATCCCCGTGGTACTGCTGTTCTTCGCCGCGGAACGGCTCCTCACCGAGGGCCTGACCAGCGGTGCCGACAAGGGCTGA
- a CDS encoding carbohydrate ABC transporter permease, which produces MTTIDSRPAANSADPRPPVGGRPRARRPMTASRRENRAGLAFVSPTFLVMLVVVIVPILWTVLLAFQDAKLVDIQGMGLFGNWSLENFSDVFASAGFWSSLGTTLVYTVGATAGSVLLGLVAALALRRPFRGRGLLRGSMLLPYVAPVVAVAFVWEVALSPQYGVVNEWGRDAFGWDDPIAFLSTRQYEVGLLGWHFDIPLALLTVIAFEIWRYFPFAFLFLLARLQAVPDTLEEAATVDGATVSQRFRHVLLPQLMPVIALLCVLRFIMTFNKFDDVYLLTGGGAGTDVAAVRVYDFLTSRFDVGAAAAQALVLAAVLTVLLGIYFKFFAKRVQEEA; this is translated from the coding sequence ATGACCACGATCGACAGCCGCCCCGCGGCGAACTCCGCGGACCCCCGCCCGCCCGTCGGCGGCCGGCCGCGCGCCCGCCGTCCCATGACCGCGAGCCGCCGCGAGAACCGCGCCGGCCTGGCCTTCGTCAGCCCCACGTTCCTGGTGATGCTGGTCGTCGTGATCGTCCCGATCCTCTGGACGGTCCTGCTGGCCTTCCAGGACGCCAAGCTCGTCGACATCCAGGGCATGGGGCTGTTCGGCAACTGGTCGCTGGAGAACTTCTCCGACGTCTTCGCCTCGGCCGGCTTCTGGTCCAGCCTCGGCACCACCCTCGTCTACACCGTCGGCGCCACCGCCGGATCCGTGCTGCTCGGCCTCGTCGCCGCCCTCGCGCTGCGCCGCCCGTTCCGCGGCCGCGGCCTGCTGCGCGGCTCGATGCTGCTGCCGTACGTCGCGCCCGTCGTCGCCGTCGCGTTCGTCTGGGAGGTGGCGCTGAGCCCCCAGTACGGCGTGGTCAACGAGTGGGGCAGGGACGCCTTCGGCTGGGACGACCCGATCGCGTTCCTGTCCACCCGGCAGTACGAAGTCGGCCTGCTGGGCTGGCACTTCGACATACCCCTGGCCCTGCTCACCGTCATCGCCTTCGAGATATGGCGGTACTTCCCCTTCGCGTTCCTCTTCCTCCTCGCCCGGCTGCAGGCCGTGCCGGACACCCTGGAGGAGGCCGCCACCGTGGACGGCGCCACGGTCTCGCAGCGCTTCCGGCACGTCCTGCTGCCGCAGCTCATGCCCGTGATCGCGCTGCTGTGCGTGCTGCGCTTCATCATGACGTTCAACAAGTTCGACGACGTCTACCTGCTCACCGGCGGCGGCGCCGGCACCGACGTCGCCGCCGTGCGCGTCTACGACTTCCTCACCTCGCGCTTCGACGTGGGCGCCGCCGCGGCCCAGGCGCTCGTCCTGGCGGCCGTGCTGACGGTGCTGCTGGGCATCTACTTCAAGTTCTTCGCCAAGCGGGTCCAGGAGGAGGCGTGA
- a CDS encoding ABC transporter substrate-binding protein, translating to MRTWTRRSRISALLASTLAMGVLAGCATGASGPGKPDRKITVWSEESLTDRIASTQKVIDRFEDETGVEVELVGVDENQLPQLIMSAAAAGDLPDVIGAVPLGQVWQMYSNELLDTRIPAEVVDRLGEDTFDANGLRLTADGGTRLGVPSDAWVQIVAYRQDLFREAGLDVPDDYASLLKAAETLDVEGRDGISVATDPADVFTQQSFEDLALANGCDLVGGDGGIGLDSERCRTAFETYDSLARQYGPPGLQTVDTTRATYFAGQSSMIIWSSFLLDELAGLRNDAMPSCAECQDDPGFLAANSGIVTSLQGPGGKDPAQFGEITSWLATKTAETEASTQFIEYMMSAGYEDWFGMAPEGKIPVRTGTPGQPERYLDAWRASDMGVDTRKSMEEVFSSELLDQLVAGVGDMKRWGIDQGEGALVGATNGELPVAKAVGAMTSGQTSPGEAAREAYEEVDALKTSLD from the coding sequence ATGCGCACGTGGACCCGGCGGTCGCGGATCTCGGCCCTGCTCGCGAGCACCCTCGCCATGGGTGTGCTCGCCGGCTGCGCCACCGGTGCCTCCGGTCCGGGCAAGCCCGACCGGAAGATCACCGTGTGGTCGGAGGAGAGCCTGACCGACCGCATCGCCAGCACCCAGAAGGTCATCGACCGGTTCGAGGACGAGACCGGCGTCGAGGTCGAGCTGGTCGGCGTGGACGAGAACCAGCTCCCGCAGCTCATCATGTCGGCCGCCGCCGCAGGCGACCTGCCCGACGTGATCGGCGCCGTACCGCTCGGCCAGGTCTGGCAGATGTACAGCAACGAGCTGCTGGACACCCGTATCCCCGCCGAGGTCGTCGACCGGCTCGGCGAGGACACCTTCGACGCCAACGGGCTGCGCCTGACCGCCGACGGCGGCACCCGGCTCGGGGTGCCCTCCGACGCCTGGGTGCAGATCGTCGCGTACCGCCAGGACCTGTTCCGCGAGGCGGGACTCGACGTCCCCGACGACTACGCGAGCCTGCTGAAGGCCGCCGAGACGCTGGACGTCGAGGGCCGCGACGGGATATCCGTCGCCACCGACCCCGCCGACGTCTTCACCCAGCAGAGCTTCGAGGACCTCGCCCTGGCCAACGGCTGCGACCTCGTCGGCGGCGACGGCGGCATCGGCCTGGACTCCGAGAGGTGCCGCACCGCCTTCGAGACGTACGACTCCCTCGCCCGCCAGTACGGCCCGCCCGGGCTGCAGACCGTCGACACCACCCGGGCCACCTACTTCGCCGGCCAGTCCAGCATGATCATCTGGTCCTCGTTCCTCCTGGACGAGCTGGCCGGGCTGCGCAACGACGCCATGCCGAGCTGCGCCGAGTGCCAGGACGACCCCGGGTTCCTGGCCGCGAACAGCGGCATCGTCACCTCGCTCCAGGGCCCCGGCGGCAAGGACCCCGCCCAGTTCGGCGAGATCACCTCCTGGCTCGCCACCAAGACCGCCGAGACCGAAGCCTCCACCCAGTTCATCGAGTACATGATGAGCGCCGGCTACGAGGACTGGTTCGGCATGGCGCCCGAGGGCAAGATCCCGGTCCGCACCGGCACCCCCGGGCAGCCCGAGCGCTACCTCGACGCCTGGCGCGCCAGCGACATGGGCGTCGACACCAGGAAGTCCATGGAGGAGGTCTTCTCCTCCGAACTGCTCGACCAGCTCGTCGCCGGCGTCGGCGACATGAAGCGGTGGGGCATCGACCAGGGCGAGGGCGCGCTCGTCGGCGCCACCAACGGCGAACTGCCCGTCGCCAAGGCCGTCGGCGCGATGACCTCGGGACAGACGAGTCCCGGGGAGGCCGCGCGCGAGGCGTACGAAGAAGTCGACGCGCTGAAGACCTCCCTTGACTGA
- a CDS encoding zinc-dependent alcohol dehydrogenase, with protein MERVVQFTAPRQVEVAEHESAPLPPGHLRVRTRYSGISAGTELTAYRGTNPYLTRSWDPAARLFREDAAGLSYPVAGWGYSEVGEVTEVSPELAGTPGLPAAGDLVWGIWGHRSEGVVPAERMAGHTLPAGLDPLAGSFARVGAIAYNAVLAAGIHVGEDVAVFGQGVIGLLATRLAALNGGTVTAVDALGSRLERAAEHGAARTLNARTDAVAEGIRAATEGRGADVAIELSGAYAALHEAVRSVVVDGRVVAAGFYQGDAAGLRLGDEFHHNRVRLVCSQIGGVPPELAGRWDQQRLQQTFLRLVADGRVEVLPLVSHVVPAAAAADAYALLDERPEAALQVVLEF; from the coding sequence GTGGAACGCGTCGTCCAGTTCACCGCCCCCCGCCAGGTCGAGGTCGCCGAGCACGAGAGCGCCCCGCTGCCGCCAGGCCACCTGCGGGTCCGCACCCGGTACTCGGGCATCTCCGCCGGTACCGAACTCACCGCCTACCGGGGCACGAACCCGTATCTGACCCGCTCCTGGGACCCGGCGGCCCGGCTGTTCCGCGAGGATGCGGCGGGGCTTTCGTATCCGGTCGCCGGCTGGGGCTACTCCGAGGTCGGCGAGGTCACCGAGGTCTCCCCGGAGCTGGCCGGCACCCCCGGCCTGCCCGCGGCAGGCGACCTGGTCTGGGGCATCTGGGGCCACCGCAGCGAGGGCGTGGTGCCCGCCGAGCGGATGGCCGGGCACACGCTGCCCGCCGGGCTCGACCCGCTCGCCGGGTCCTTCGCCAGGGTCGGAGCGATTGCATACAACGCGGTCCTCGCCGCCGGCATCCACGTCGGCGAGGACGTCGCCGTCTTCGGGCAGGGCGTCATCGGGCTGCTCGCCACCCGGCTCGCCGCGCTCAACGGCGGCACTGTGACCGCCGTGGACGCCCTCGGCTCCCGGCTGGAGCGGGCCGCCGAGCACGGCGCGGCCCGTACTCTCAACGCCCGCACCGACGCCGTCGCCGAGGGGATCAGGGCGGCGACCGAGGGGCGGGGCGCCGACGTCGCCATCGAGCTCAGCGGCGCGTACGCGGCGCTGCACGAGGCGGTCCGCTCCGTCGTCGTCGACGGCCGGGTGGTGGCCGCCGGCTTCTACCAGGGCGACGCGGCCGGGCTGCGGCTCGGCGACGAGTTCCACCACAACCGGGTCCGGCTCGTCTGCTCCCAGATCGGCGGCGTCCCACCGGAACTGGCCGGGCGGTGGGACCAGCAGCGGCTGCAGCAGACGTTCCTGCGGCTCGTCGCCGACGGCCGCGTCGAGGTGCTGCCGCTGGTCAGCCACGTGGTGCCGGCGGCGGCGGCGGCGGACGCGTACGCCCTGCTCGACGAGCGGCCGGAAGCCGCGCTCCAGGTCGTCCTGGAGTTCTGA
- a CDS encoding sugar phosphate isomerase/epimerase family protein, with product MFSLAAQEQLLPGDTLQQKWEFAQAAGYDGIELRAQGDLRFAARLPELKRALADGVVMPTVCVDMLHFFGAFDAERRRDAVAQMKSQLSVIADIGGVGAQTPASYGMFSRRLPPFTPPRDEAGDRAVLLDGLAELGEHARREGVALFLEPLNRYEDHMVNRLAQATELIRAAGLDSVRIGIDSYHMNIEEADPAAAILDNAPWIGHAQVSDSNRFQPGAGHLDWPAWLGALGAAGYTGWLAAECRLTGDPAAAVAAVPGFLRRAGA from the coding sequence ATGTTCTCCCTCGCGGCCCAGGAACAACTGCTGCCCGGCGACACCCTCCAGCAGAAGTGGGAGTTCGCGCAGGCCGCCGGCTACGACGGCATCGAGCTGCGCGCCCAGGGCGACCTGCGCTTCGCCGCCCGGCTGCCCGAGCTGAAGCGGGCACTCGCCGACGGCGTCGTCATGCCCACCGTCTGCGTCGACATGCTGCACTTCTTCGGCGCCTTCGACGCCGAACGGCGCCGGGACGCGGTGGCGCAGATGAAGTCGCAGCTCTCGGTGATCGCCGACATCGGCGGCGTCGGCGCGCAGACGCCCGCGTCGTACGGGATGTTCTCCCGCCGGCTGCCGCCCTTCACCCCGCCGCGCGACGAGGCGGGCGACCGCGCCGTGCTGCTCGACGGGCTGGCCGAACTGGGCGAGCACGCGCGCCGCGAGGGCGTCGCGCTCTTCCTGGAGCCGCTGAACCGCTACGAGGACCACATGGTCAACCGGCTGGCGCAGGCCACGGAACTCATCCGCGCCGCCGGCCTGGACAGCGTGCGGATCGGCATCGACAGCTACCACATGAACATCGAGGAGGCCGACCCCGCCGCCGCGATCCTCGACAACGCGCCCTGGATCGGGCACGCGCAGGTCTCCGACTCCAACCGCTTCCAGCCGGGCGCCGGCCATCTCGACTGGCCCGCCTGGCTCGGCGCGCTCGGCGCCGCCGGATACACCGGCTGGCTCGCCGCCGAGTGCCGGCTGACCGGCGACCCGGCGGCGGCCGTCGCCGCCGTGCCCGGGTTCCTGCGCAGGGCCGGCGCATGA